In Rhipicephalus microplus isolate Deutch F79 chromosome 7, USDA_Rmic, whole genome shotgun sequence, one genomic interval encodes:
- the LOC119185189 gene encoding uncharacterized protein LOC119185189, which yields MRLISLTSSVRRVMEHARLNRVTTTLEKQDAFGTHTIGFRRGLSTQNAMRQIKGQVVNAPSQRSCTLLGLDLKSTFNIEKHAAIFDKINQLDLGSKFYRYVNSLIPERT from the coding sequence atgaggcTGATATCTCTGACATCCAGCGTCAGGAGAGTCATGGAGCATGCCCGCCTCAACAGGGTGACGACGACCCTCGAGAAGCAGGATGCCTTTGGCACCCACACCATCGGCTTCCGCAGAGGACTATCAACGCAGAATGCTATGCGGCAGATCAAGGGACAAGTCGTTAACGCACCAAGCCAACGCTCGTGCACCCTGCTCGGATTAGACCTCAAAAGCACTTTCAACATAGAGAAACACGCTGCCATTTTCGACAAGATCAACCAATTAGATCTTGGTTCGAAGTTTTACCGGTACGTCAACAGCTTAATTCCCGAACGGACgtaa